CAGGTCTTCGGGCACGGGGCGGCCCGCGGCGGTGCGTTCGGCGGCGTAGTCGCCGAGCATGCGGGCGAGTTCGGTGTCCCGGTGGGCGCGGCGGTCCAGGTCGGCGACCGTCTCGACGTGGACGCCGGTGAACAGGCACTTCAGGACTGCGTGCCGCCACTGGTGGGAGTCGAGATGCCGGGCGGCGTACGGGCCGACGGCGGCGGCGAGGAGCCGGGTGTCGTTGGTGCGCAGGGCGTCCTCGACGAGCGGGAGGGCCTGCGGGCCGGGGACGAGGTGGGGCAGTGCTTGCAGGACGGCGCGGCGTTCGGCTCCGGTGCCCTGGAAGTAGACCCGGCTGAGGGCGTCCGTGTCGGCGCGAGCCGCGTGCAGGATGAGGACGCGGGCGGCGTCGGCGTGGTCCGGGCCGCAGCGCCGGCCGGCCTCGGCGATGCGGAGCTCCCATACGGAGATGGGGCCGTGGGTGCCGGGGTTGGCGGCGGCCTCGTCCAGGGCTCGGTGGAGCCAGGCGCGGGCGGCCGTGTGGAGGCGGGCGGCGAGGTGGGCGCGTAGTTCGGTGGGCGGGGTGAGGGCGAGGGGTTTGCCGTCCTCGAGGTCTGCCGGGTGGGGGGCATCTGGCTGGGGTTTGGTGTCCGCCTGTCTCTCGGTAGGCAGGGGGCTCTCGGTGGGCGAGTGGCCCT
The DNA window shown above is from Streptomyces chartreusis and carries:
- a CDS encoding EboA domain-containing protein yields the protein MTHPRTSPATPDADTESPPPTEGHAPTEGHSPTESPLPTERQADTKPQPDAPHPADLEDGKPLALTPPTELRAHLAARLHTAARAWLHRALDEAAANPGTHGPISVWELRIAEAGRRCGPDHADAARVLILHAARADTDALSRVYFQGTGAERRAVLQALPHLVPGPQALPLVEDALRTNDTRLLAAAVGPYAARHLDSHQWRHAVLKCLFTGVHVETVADLDRRAHRDTELARMLGDYAAERTAAGRPVPEDLYRVLTLTDPTATPPAPAAQRGGRGTDGKES